Proteins encoded by one window of Fischerella sp. PCC 9605:
- a CDS encoding helix-turn-helix domain-containing protein, whose protein sequence is MQQAIDYIQAHLAEDISLETIATEVGMSRYYFCRLFKQSTGMSPYQYLLKCRIERAKVLLLQGQQSITDIAIQVGFANQSQFGRHFKRFTGVTPKQFWQRSQ, encoded by the coding sequence TTGCAGCAAGCCATCGACTACATTCAGGCTCATCTTGCTGAAGACATTTCCTTGGAGACGATCGCCACCGAAGTGGGCATGAGTCGTTATTATTTCTGTCGGTTGTTCAAGCAATCCACTGGGATGTCACCCTACCAATATCTCCTCAAATGCCGCATAGAGCGTGCTAAAGTGTTGCTTTTGCAGGGGCAACAGAGTATTACCGATATCGCTATACAAGTGGGTTTCGCCAATCAAAGCCAGTTCGGGAGGCATTTCAAACGCTTCACAGGTGTTACTCCCAAACAATTCTGGCAGCGATCGCAATAA